The Bacteroidales bacterium DNA segment AAGCTTCTTCAAAGAGATGAAAGATTCATTCGTCAATGACGGGATAGAAATCAGCATCCGTATTGTTGCGAAATAATTGAATGTGATGCGGGTGTTATCCGGACCTGATTAATGACCCGTGAAGTAAATATTTACTTTTACCGGACCAATATCTGGAATGCTTTTTCAACAGCGTTTTCCAATCCTTCCACATTTTTGCCGCCGGCAGTAGCGAAAAATGGCTGTCCGCCGCCACCGCCCGATATCTCTTTTGCCGCTTCACGAACTACAACAGAGGCATTTTTTCCTTCGTTGATCAACTCATCGCTCAAAGCGATGGTCAGCGTTGGTTTCGCACCATAATCACTTCCGGCAATAAAAACCAGACGCTCAAACTTGTTTTTCATCCTGAAAGCGATCTCCTTGATCAAATCAGGAGCAAATGAAGTGGTAAAACGAACGACATTCAATCCGTTCACTTCTTCTATTGTATTGATAAGACCATGTTGGAATTCCTCCATCCGTTCCCTCATGATCGCTTCAACCTCTTTCTTCAATTGATTATTTTCGTCTACAGCTTTTTTGATGGCCTGTACGAAAGTGGGGGAATTATTGAAAATGTCACGTATCTGCTGGATCACATCCATTTGTGAATAAATGAGTTGTTCGATCTTCGCAGCAGTGATGGCTTCTATTCTTCGTATTCCGGCAGCAATGGCGCTTTCCGAAACTATTTTAAACATGCCTATCTGGCCTGTTGCCTTCACATGGGTTCCTCCGCATAATTCAACCGAGTCACCAAACCGTATCGTACGGACTTCTTCACCGTATTTTTCGCCAAAAAGTGCCATCGCCCCCATCTTCCTGGCTTCATCAATGGGAATATTCCGGCATTCGTCCAACAAAATATTTTCACGGACTAATTGATTGACCCTTTTTTCTACATTCCGGATCTCTTCATCTGTCATTTTCTGAAAATGGGAAAAGTCAAAGCGCAGGTAATCGGATGCGACCAGCGAACCCTTTTGTTCAACATGTGTTCCCAGAATTTCACGCAATGCATGATGCAGTAAATGCGTTGCCGTATGATTCGCTTCGATGGCGCGGCGCTTTTCCATATCTACCACAGCCAGGAAGTCAGCATCCAGATGCTCCGGTAAACGGTCGGTGATGTGGATATTTAAATTATTTTCTTTCCTGGTACTGACGATCGGAATGGATTCATGATCGGATTTAATATATCCTACATCCCCCATTTGTCCTCCGCTCTCAGCATAAAACGGCGTTACATCAAATACCAGTTGATACTGTTCTTTTTCTTTGACCTTGACACTCCGGTATCGAACGATCCGGATATCTGCTTCGGTATAATCATAGCCAACGAAGCGTGATTCTTCAGAAGGCAACAATTCCACCCAGTCGCTGGTATCAATGGCAGCAGCAGCCCTGGAACGGTTTTTCTGGGCTTCCATCTCTACTTCATATTGTAACCGGTCATAATTCAGATGGTGTTCGCGAAGGATCAACTCTGTGAGATCAAGTGGAAATCCGTATGTGTCATACATCTCAAAAACAGATTTGCCGCTAATGACCGTTTGCTTTTTCTCATTGGCCTCTGCAATAATTCCTTCAAGCAATGACATTCCAG contains these protein-coding regions:
- a CDS encoding alanine--tRNA ligase, whose amino-acid sequence is LVPVLVKVMGDSFPELKAQQSLIERVIREEEQSFLRTLATGMSLLEGIIAEANEKKQTVISGKSVFEMYDTYGFPLDLTELILREHHLNYDRLQYEVEMEAQKNRSRAAAAIDTSDWVELLPSEESRFVGYDYTEADIRIVRYRSVKVKEKEQYQLVFDVTPFYAESGGQMGDVGYIKSDHESIPIVSTRKENNLNIHITDRLPEHLDADFLAVVDMEKRRAIEANHTATHLLHHALREILGTHVEQKGSLVASDYLRFDFSHFQKMTDEEIRNVEKRVNQLVRENILLDECRNIPIDEARKMGAMALFGEKYGEEVRTIRFGDSVELCGGTHVKATGQIGMFKIVSESAIAAGIRRIEAITAAKIEQLIYSQMDVIQQIRDIFNNSPTFVQAIKKAVDENNQLKKEVEAIMRERMEEFQHGLINTIEEVNGLNVVRFTTSFAPDLIKEIAFRMKNKFERLVFIAGSDYGAKPTLTIALSDELINEGKNASVVVREAAKEISGGGGGQPFFATAGGKNVEGLENAVEKAFQILVR